The Panacibacter microcysteis DNA window TGGCCATAGCGGTGAGATCTTCCGGTACTTCGATGTCTGGCTCTACACCATGCCCTTCTTTAAACCAGGTGCCATCAACATTGTACATGCGGAAAGTCGGAACCGTTACACTTCCACCATCTATCAGGTCGGGGGACCCGCTCAAACCAATGAGGCCGCCCCATGTTCTGGTACCAATGAGCGGGCCAAGACCTTTTTTACGGAAATAATCGGGAAAGGCATCTCCACCGCTGCCACTCCAGCCATTCATCAGCATTACTTTGGGGCCGTAGTTTGCGAATGGTGGCCATTGCCATGACTCGCCGTCGCGTATGGCCCAATATGCAAGTGGTGTGCGATTCAGCATTTCTATAAAACGGTCTGGTATCTGGCCACCATCATTGAACCGTTCATCAATAATGAGGGCTTTTTTCTCCGTTTGCGCATTGAGCTGGCGCAGCAATTCTGTCTGGCCATCTACTCCTGTGCTTGGAACATATACATAACCCACTTCGCCATTGGTAGCTTCTTCAACACGTTTACGCATTGCTTCTATCCATGCAAGATTGCGTAAGCGGTACTCGTCATCCATCGTTTGTACCACAACTGTTTTTGCATTGTTAAATGATGGAATATTGTTATACGTTAATTCCACTGGTTTGTTGGAAAGCCCGAGAAACGCTGCGTATGGTTCGCCGGCAGTTGTAAGTGCCACACCGTTTACAGCCAGTATGTAATCGCCTTCCCTGATACCAAGCCATGTTACGTCCAGGGATGAATGAACTTCTGCATCCCACGGTGCGGCTTTAAGTATTTTTTTGATTCTATAGAAATTGCCTTCTGCCTGCCAGTTAATACCCAGGTAACCGCAGCTTTGAGACTTTTCTTTTTCTATATCGCCGCCGCCATGATAGGTATGTGAAGCATTTAATTCGCCAATCATTTCGCCGATTATGAAATCTACTTCTTCGCGGGTCATAGCATGCTCAACCATTTTCAGGTAGCGTTCTTTTACAAGATTCCAGTTTACGCCATGCATATTTGGATCGTAGAAAAAATCTCTCTCCATGCGCCAGGCATCAGTAAACAATTGTTTCCACTCTGCCATAGGTTCAACAATACTCATCATTTCAGCAGTTCGAACAGGTTTATCGAATTTCTGGCCTTCGTCAGCCGCGATAACGGCAAATGATGAGCCTTTTGCGGCCAGCAGTTTTTCTTTGTTTGCCGCCATGATATAGTAGTCAGCGCCATCGAGAATAGTTTTTTCTTCACGTTTATCGAGGTCGTAAAACTTAATAGCGGGAGACCCATCATTGCTGCCTGTATTAGGGTAACGCATGTAAATGATCTTTCCTTTTATTGCATTGAGATTGCCAAGATTACCGGCCACTGGAGAGAGAATCAACATACGCTGTTCTATTCCGTCAAAGTCAATTGCGACAGCATCTTTGTCGACCGATTTTTTATCTGAAGCTGTATCTTTTGCATCTTTTTTCTTTTTTGTATCTTTTTTGTCTGCCTGTTTTTCATCTTTTGTTTCATCTTCTTTGATTGATACCGTGTCGTTTTTAGGCGCAAAAATAGAAACGGCATCTTTCTTCAAAGGGATAGCAGCGAGCTGTGTGGAGTTGGCGTAAATAAATGAGTTGTCAAAATCGCTGTAGTAGGGATTGAAAGACTGGTTGGTGAGCAGGTAAATGTATTTACCCTCTTCATCAAACACAGGGTTATTGGAGTTGTAGTAACCGCTTGTAACCTGTTGTGCTTTTTTTGATTTCGTATCGTAGACAAAAACAGCGTTGTGCCAATTTTCAATGTCCCGGGCATAGGTCAGCCACCTGCTGTCCGGGCTCCAGCTACAGCAAAAGCCTTCCAGGTTGCCGTGAGACCAGCGTAAGGCTTTATCAACATCGTAGATTTGAGCCGCGGTAATATCGTAAATCTTAATCTTGTTGCCTTTATCGATAAAGGCAAGCTTTTTACTGTCGGGACTCCAGTAAAGCTGATACCGGTAACCAGCGTCCAATGAAGTAAGTTTTGCGGCAGCATTTTCTTTACCAGGCTGCATCATCCATAGTTCGTATTCGCCTGACTGGTCACTCCAGTAAGCAATGTTTTTACCGTCAGGGCTGTAAGCGGGATAACGCTCTGCAACGCCCGGACTTGAAGTAAGATTTTTTACAAAGCCATCTTTTGCGGGTACGGAAAAAATATCACCTCGTGCTTCTACGATTACGCGGTTGCCATCGGGGCTTACGTTTACGTGCTGAATATATCGTTGTGCACTTTCTGCTTTAGGTTTCAAAGCAGTTCTGTCTGTTATAACATCCACTTTTACTTCTTTCACCTGCTTCGAGGCAAAAGAATA harbors:
- a CDS encoding S41 family peptidase — its product is MKKMFACLLPAACCSMSLLAQTDAGLFRFPDVSKTQIVFTYANDVWVVPKEGGTAIKLSSPAGVESYPKFSPDGKRIAFTGNYDGNKDVYVMPVTGGVPVRITAHSYGDRLVDWTPDGTSIFFASIRESGKYRFNQFYTAPANGGAEQKLPMAYAEFGSYSPDGKQMALNFRSQVGRNWKRYRGGWNADIHIFNFTTLASENISANSDAADEFPMWHDNSIYFLSDRGTEERMNLWRYDIPAKKFEQLTKYTDYDAHYPSMGSDEIVFEQGGKLYLYSFASKQVKEVKVDVITDRTALKPKAESAQRYIQHVNVSPDGNRVIVEARGDIFSVPAKDGFVKNLTSSPGVAERYPAYSPDGKNIAYWSDQSGEYELWMMQPGKENAAAKLTSLDAGYRYQLYWSPDSKKLAFIDKGNKIKIYDITAAQIYDVDKALRWSHGNLEGFCCSWSPDSRWLTYARDIENWHNAVFVYDTKSKKAQQVTSGYYNSNNPVFDEEGKYIYLLTNQSFNPYYSDFDNSFIYANSTQLAAIPLKKDAVSIFAPKNDTVSIKEDETKDEKQADKKDTKKKKDAKDTASDKKSVDKDAVAIDFDGIEQRMLILSPVAGNLGNLNAIKGKIIYMRYPNTGSNDGSPAIKFYDLDKREEKTILDGADYYIMAANKEKLLAAKGSSFAVIAADEGQKFDKPVRTAEMMSIVEPMAEWKQLFTDAWRMERDFFYDPNMHGVNWNLVKERYLKMVEHAMTREEVDFIIGEMIGELNASHTYHGGGDIEKEKSQSCGYLGINWQAEGNFYRIKKILKAAPWDAEVHSSLDVTWLGIREGDYILAVNGVALTTAGEPYAAFLGLSNKPVELTYNNIPSFNNAKTVVVQTMDDEYRLRNLAWIEAMRKRVEEATNGEVGYVYVPSTGVDGQTELLRQLNAQTEKKALIIDERFNDGGQIPDRFIEMLNRTPLAYWAIRDGESWQWPPFANYGPKVMLMNGWSGSGGDAFPDYFRKKGLGPLIGTRTWGGLIGLSGSPDLIDGGSVTVPTFRMYNVDGTWFKEGHGVEPDIEVPEDLTAMAKDTDPQLERAISEIKNLLKTKGYMPPKLPSYEKR